Sequence from the Maribellus comscasis genome:
TCTTTAGCCGGGAGGAATCGGCTTTAATAAATGAAAAGTTAAAAATTTGAGATTTAGCTACTACTCTTCTGTCCCTCGTTAAATCCGGCCCGATCTATTATATTAAATGCTTATAAGTGATCACAAGTTAACTATGTTGTTATGAGAAAAACAGAAAGGAATGAACTTGGATTACAGACGCTAAAAAAATCGTTCTGCAAAACAACGGATTCAAAAAAAATACCAATATTTATCCCCGATTCTTTGAGCGATTGAACTTTCTCAAAAAGGACGATATTAACCTGCCACACTCGTTTTGTAATAAATACATCGAAAACAAAAAATAATTCAAAAACGTATGCAACATTAATTTATTGCCGTCGTCATTGAATCAGAAATAAAAAAATTGGAAACGTTATACAAAAACATACATCAGGAGATAATTGACCAGTGCAGACAAGGAAATGAAAAAGCACAGTTTCAGTTGTATAAATTGTATTATAAGGCAATGTACAGTGTTAGTGTACGAATCCTGAATGACGAAATGGAGGCGGAAGATGTTATGCAGGAAGCGTTTCTGAAGGCATTCAAAAAAATAGATACCTATAAAGGAGAAGTTAGTTTTGGTGCCTGGCTCAAAAAAATAGTTGTAAACCGTTCTTTGGATCAATTGAAAAAAAGAAAAGTTCAGTTTGAAGAAGTAAGTGAAAAAAACTCTCAGATTGCTGAATACCAAATGGAAACAAAAGAAGTGAATGTAAATACCATTAAAAAAGCCATTCAAAAACTTCCGGACGGTTATCGAGTGGTTTTAAGTCTTTATCTGATTGAAGGTTATGACCACGATGAAATCAGCCAAATTTTGGGAATCAGTAATTCTTCTTCACGGACACAACTGTTACGGGCCAAAAATAAATTGAGAGAACAATTAAAGGACGAAGAAATATTTTCATACAATTAGCAATGAAAGAAAAAGACTACATAGAAGAAATTATTTTAAAAAACCTGGAAGAGTTAAACGACAACGAACCACAGGATGGGCATTTTGAACGTTTTGAAGCCAAGTTAAAAAGCCAGAATAAAAAGAAGAGAATTACATTGAATGTGGTTTGGAAAGTGGCAGCGGCGGTTATTTTTGTTTTGCTTGCAGTAAATCAGGTAGCAATTTATATGTCGCCCGAAAAACTAACTACCAAAATCGCAAATGCAAAAAACGACATTTCACTGGCCTCTGTTTCAGAAGAATACGAAGAAGTTGAAATTTATTATACAAATGCAATTGACGCCGGGTTGACACAATGGAACACATTAAGCAACGAAGGTTTTATCTCGGCGGAAGAACAGGAAATGATGGATACCGAACTTGCTGAATTTGAGACACGTTTTAAAGATCTTCAGGAAGATTTGGCTGCCAACCCCAACGACGAACGTGTGATAAATGCAATGCTGGAATATTATCAGACCAAGCTTGGAATTATAAATATGATTGTAAACAAATTAGAAGAAGTAAAACAACAACAAAAAAATACGGAACATGAAATCGAAATTTAAATTCTTCACTATTCTTTTTGCCCTCGGTATTTTCTCCACCGGACTAAAAGCATTTGCAGAAGAAAAAACAAAAGAGTATCACCAGGCATGGACGGTGAATAGTGTCCAAACCATGGAAATATCAAATAAATACGGAGAAATTAAAATCAATAGTTTTGGGGGAGACTCAATCACTATCGACGTTGTAATCACTGTAGAAGCTCCCAATGAAAAAAGAGCCAATGAGTTACTTGAGCAAATTAATATTGATTTTGGAAAATCAGGAAGTACGGCCAGCGCCGTAACCGAGCTCGACAATAATTTTAAAAGTCGTCAAAAATTCAGTATCGATTACAGGGTAAATATCCCGTCGGATAAAAACCTGAAAGTTGCGAACAAATACGGAAATACCATTGTGAATGAGTTAAATGCCGATGGCGATTTTAATATTCAGTATGGTAATTTTACGGCCAACCAGTTAAACGCCCCTGTATCGGGAGGAGATATGAACCTGAACCTGGCCTATGGAAAAGCAGATATTGGTTCGTCTAACGACATGGGTATAGAGGTAAAATACTCAACTATAAATCTTGGCGGCGCAGGAAATCTGAAAGTTGAGTCTAAATATTCAGTTTTAAATGTGGAAGAGTCAAAAGTTGTAAATATCGAATCCAAATATGATACATTTGAATTTGAAGAAATTGAAGCACTTAGTGCGACAACAAAATACAGCCATTTTAAAATTGAAGAATTAAAGAAAAGATTAAAAATTGAAGCTGGTTATGGTGGAATCAGCGTTGATGAAATCGCTGATGATTTTGAATCCATTTCAATCGAAAACAGTTACGGACAAATCAAACTCGGACTAGATGAAGCGAGCTATTCGTTGGACGCAAGTTGCGATTACTGCGGAATTTCTTATCCTGAAGATGATTTTGTTGGAAACAGGATGAAAGAAAACCACTCGCAAACCGTAAAAGGAAAAGTCGGCTCAGGCGGAAGTGGAACAGTCTATATCAGAAGCCGCTACGGAGAAATAAAATTACGCTAAAATATAATTACGATATTGCTGAGCTAAAAACCGTGGACATTTTTGTTCACGGTTTTTTTATGGTTGAAAAAAAACTGAGTTTATACAAATCAAACCATTTTATCCGCGGATTTTGACTTTTCAGGTTTGCTTCAAGTGAAGAACAAAACACAGCATAAAACAAACGTAGAAAAAAAGCTGGAATCCACTTTGATATGGCATAAAACCTTTTAAGAAAATA
This genomic interval carries:
- a CDS encoding RNA polymerase sigma factor; translation: METLYKNIHQEIIDQCRQGNEKAQFQLYKLYYKAMYSVSVRILNDEMEAEDVMQEAFLKAFKKIDTYKGEVSFGAWLKKIVVNRSLDQLKKRKVQFEEVSEKNSQIAEYQMETKEVNVNTIKKAIQKLPDGYRVVLSLYLIEGYDHDEISQILGISNSSSRTQLLRAKNKLREQLKDEEIFSYN